A DNA window from Gorilla gorilla gorilla isolate KB3781 chromosome 6, NHGRI_mGorGor1-v2.1_pri, whole genome shotgun sequence contains the following coding sequences:
- the FASTK gene encoding fas-activated serine/threonine kinase isoform X4 translates to MRRPRGEPGPRAPRPTEGATCAGPGESWSPSPNSMLRVLLSAQTSPARLSGLLLIPPVQPCCLGPSKWGDRPVGGGPSAGPVQGLQRLLEQAKSPGELLRWLGQNPSKVRAHHYSVALRRLGQLLGSRPRPPPVEQVTLQDLSQLIIRNCPSFDIHTIHVCLHLAVLLGFPSDGPLVCALEQERRLRLPPKPPPPLQPLLRGGQGLEAALSCPRFLRYPRQHLISSLAEARPEELTPHVMVLLAQHLARHRLREPQLLEAIAHFLVVQETQLSSKVVQKLVLPFGRLNYLPLEQQFMPCLERILAREAGVAPLATVNILMSLCQLRCLPFRALHFVFSPGFINYISGTQPGWLAGPEGWRGRGAGWPAAQSPSPRLPTGTPHALIVRRYLSLLDTAVELELPGYRGPRLPRRQQVPIFPQPLITDRARCKYSHKDIVAEGLRQLLGEEKYRQDLTVPPGYCTDFLLCVSSSGAVLPVRTQDPFLPYPPRSCPQGQAASSATTRDPAQSYPSRNWSPREACPSSRAT, encoded by the exons GGTCTCCATCACCCAACTCCATGCTTCGAGTCCTGCTCTCTGCTCAGACCTCCCCTGCTCGGCTGTCTGGCCTGCTGCTGATCCCTCCAGTACAGCCCTGCTGTTTGGGGCCCAGCAAATGGGGGGACCGGCCTGTTGGAGGAGGCCCCAGTGCAGGTCCTGTGCAAGGACTGCAGCGGCTTCTGGAACAGGCGAAGAGCCCTGGGGAGCTGCTGCGCTGGCTGGGCCAGAACCCCAGCAAGGTGCGCGCCCACCACTACTCGGTGGCGCTTCGTCGTCTGGGCCAGCTCTTGGGGTCTCGGCCACGGCCCCCTCCTGTGGAGCAGGTCACACTGCAGGACTTGAGTCAGCTCATCATCCGAAACTGCCCCTCCTTTGACATTCACACCATCCACGTGTGTCTGCACCTTGCAGTCTTACTTG GCTTTCCATCTGATGGTCCCCTGGTGTGTGCCCTGGAACAGGAGCGAAGGCTCCGCCTCCCTCCGAAGCCACCTCCCCCTTTGCAGCCCCTTCTCCGAGGTGGGCAAGGGTTGGAAGCTGCTCTAAGCTGCCCCCGTTTTCTGCGGTATCCACGGCAGCATCTGATCAGCAGCCTGGCAG AGGCAAGGCCAGAGGAACTGACTCCCCACGTGATGGTGCTCCTGGCCCAGCACCTGGCCCGGCACCGGTTGCGGGAGCCCCAGCTTCTGGAAGCCATTGCCCACTTCCTGGTGGTTCAGGAAACGCAACTCAGCAGCAAG GTGGTACAGAAGTTGGTCCTGCCCTTTGGGCGACTGAACTACCTGCCCCTGGAACAGCAGTTTATGCCCTGCCTTGAGAGGATCCTGGCTCGGGAAGCAGGGGTGGCACCCCTGGCTACAGTCAACATCTTGATGTCACTGTGCCAACTGCGGTGCCTGCCCTTCAGAGCCCTGCACTTTGTTTTTTCCCCTGGCTTCATCAACTACATCAGTGGTACGCAGCCAGGATGGCTGGCTGGGCCCGAGGGCTGGAGAGGCAGGGGAGCAGGGTGGCCTGCAGCCCAGAGCCCCAGTCCCCGCCTCCCCACAGGCACCCCTCATGCTCTGATTGTGCGTCGCTACCTCTCCCTGCTGGACACGGCCGTGGAGCTGGAGCTCCCAGGATACCGGGGTCCCCGCCTTCCCCGAAGGCAGCAAGTGCCCATCTTTCCCCAGCCTCTCATCACCGACCGTGCCCGCTGCAAGTACAG TCACAAGGACATAGTAGCTGAGGGGTTGCGCCAGCTGCTGGGGGAGGAGAAATACCGCCAGGACCTGACTGTGCCTCCAGGCTACTGCACAG ACTTCCTGCTGTGCGTCAGCAGCTCTGGTGCTGTGCTTCCCGTGAGGACCCAGGACCCCTTCCTGCCATACCCACCAAGGTCCTGCCCACAGGGCCAGGCTGCCTCTAGCGCCACTACTCGAGACCCTGCCCAGAG cTACCCTTCGAGGAACTGGAGTCCCAGAGAGGCCTGCCCCAGCTCAAGAGCTACCTGA
- the FASTK gene encoding fas-activated serine/threonine kinase isoform X6: MRRPRGEPGPRAPRPTEGATCAGPGESWSPSPNSMLRVLLSAQTSPARLSGLLLIPPVQPCCLGPSKWGDRPVGGGPSAGPVQGLQRLLEQAKSPGELLRWLGQNPSKVRAHHYSVALRRLGQLLGSRPRPPPVEQVTLQDLSQLIIRNCPSFDIHTIHVCLHLAVLLGFPSDGPLVCALEQERRLRLPPKPPPPLQPLLRGGQGLEAALSCPRFLRYPRQHLISSLAEARPEELTPHVMVLLAQHLARHRLREPQLLEAIAHFLVVQETQLSSKVVQKLVLPFGRLNYLPLEQQFMPCLERILAREAGVAPLATVNILMSLCQLRCLPFRALHFVFSPGFINYISGTPHALIVRRYLSLLDTAVELELPGYRGPRLPRRQQVPIFPQPLITDRARCKYSHKDIVAEGLRQLLGEEKYRQDLTVPPGYCTDFLLCVSSSGAVLPVRTQDPFLPYPPRSCPQGQAASSATTRDPAQSYPSRNWSPREACPSSRAT, translated from the exons GGTCTCCATCACCCAACTCCATGCTTCGAGTCCTGCTCTCTGCTCAGACCTCCCCTGCTCGGCTGTCTGGCCTGCTGCTGATCCCTCCAGTACAGCCCTGCTGTTTGGGGCCCAGCAAATGGGGGGACCGGCCTGTTGGAGGAGGCCCCAGTGCAGGTCCTGTGCAAGGACTGCAGCGGCTTCTGGAACAGGCGAAGAGCCCTGGGGAGCTGCTGCGCTGGCTGGGCCAGAACCCCAGCAAGGTGCGCGCCCACCACTACTCGGTGGCGCTTCGTCGTCTGGGCCAGCTCTTGGGGTCTCGGCCACGGCCCCCTCCTGTGGAGCAGGTCACACTGCAGGACTTGAGTCAGCTCATCATCCGAAACTGCCCCTCCTTTGACATTCACACCATCCACGTGTGTCTGCACCTTGCAGTCTTACTTG GCTTTCCATCTGATGGTCCCCTGGTGTGTGCCCTGGAACAGGAGCGAAGGCTCCGCCTCCCTCCGAAGCCACCTCCCCCTTTGCAGCCCCTTCTCCGAGGTGGGCAAGGGTTGGAAGCTGCTCTAAGCTGCCCCCGTTTTCTGCGGTATCCACGGCAGCATCTGATCAGCAGCCTGGCAG AGGCAAGGCCAGAGGAACTGACTCCCCACGTGATGGTGCTCCTGGCCCAGCACCTGGCCCGGCACCGGTTGCGGGAGCCCCAGCTTCTGGAAGCCATTGCCCACTTCCTGGTGGTTCAGGAAACGCAACTCAGCAGCAAG GTGGTACAGAAGTTGGTCCTGCCCTTTGGGCGACTGAACTACCTGCCCCTGGAACAGCAGTTTATGCCCTGCCTTGAGAGGATCCTGGCTCGGGAAGCAGGGGTGGCACCCCTGGCTACAGTCAACATCTTGATGTCACTGTGCCAACTGCGGTGCCTGCCCTTCAGAGCCCTGCACTTTGTTTTTTCCCCTGGCTTCATCAACTACATCAGTG GCACCCCTCATGCTCTGATTGTGCGTCGCTACCTCTCCCTGCTGGACACGGCCGTGGAGCTGGAGCTCCCAGGATACCGGGGTCCCCGCCTTCCCCGAAGGCAGCAAGTGCCCATCTTTCCCCAGCCTCTCATCACCGACCGTGCCCGCTGCAAGTACAG TCACAAGGACATAGTAGCTGAGGGGTTGCGCCAGCTGCTGGGGGAGGAGAAATACCGCCAGGACCTGACTGTGCCTCCAGGCTACTGCACAG ACTTCCTGCTGTGCGTCAGCAGCTCTGGTGCTGTGCTTCCCGTGAGGACCCAGGACCCCTTCCTGCCATACCCACCAAGGTCCTGCCCACAGGGCCAGGCTGCCTCTAGCGCCACTACTCGAGACCCTGCCCAGAG cTACCCTTCGAGGAACTGGAGTCCCAGAGAGGCCTGCCCCAGCTCAAGAGCTACCTGA